TATATCCATCTCAGCAACAGTTTTTTAATGCcatgaaaagaaagaatttTGACCCTAATGCTAAGGACATGGAGACAATTATTCCTATTCATAATGCAGTCAATGAGCGAGCATGGATGGAAATCCTGAAATGGGAGGAGGGACAAGGTTCTGAGGCTTGTGGAGGACCTCAACTTGTACGCTTTGAAGGAGATGCCTCAAAATTAACGCCAACTGCTCGTTGGAATATGATGTTTGGTATCGCTAAACCTTTTGATCGCCATGACTGGATGATTGATCGCTGTGGAACTAAGGTTGAGTATGTAATTGATTTCTATACTGGCAAACCCAACCCCTTGATACCAGAGATGCCTAGTTTTTATCTCGATGTCCGACCAAAGCTTAATAGTGTTGAAGGAGTGCGCATGAGAATCGCTAAATTCTTCGGCTTTTGAAACTCTGATTCATATAACAGGTGGAGGTCTACCAGCAGGGACTGATCGTAATTCTCCATTTCTTTTGCATTTCGAAGAGTGCTACGAGCATCACTGTGTACAATATATTGCCAGCAAATCGAGAGAAACTCACAAAACGAGCGTCATATCCCTATTTCATTCCAACTCTGGAGAACTTTAACTTATTTAATTCATTCATGTACATAGCAATAAAACACTTTCTCTATTTACAATTATCAGATATTCTAGACATACTTCGTCTATCGTCCGATGAAGTTACCTGAGCTGCCCAACTTTTGCATGTGCTAATAATCGTTAGTATTCTGCTTGCTGGATTCGTACCCACTCCAACACTTAATATATTCCGAACCACATTCTATGCCTGACATGTTTGGGTTCAACACAAACGCCACTTTTAACTTACTTCACCAACCTTGGTGTTGACTTCAAAGTACTTGGCAACACATCTGTCCAAACATAAGCTCTCACCCTTGTTGAGGGCACCTTCGGGGTACTGTTGAGTAATGCATTTGCTGTGGCACGAATCGACCAGGCGGTTGAACATGTCACTGACCATATCAAGCTCGGCCTCAGCGGCATCGATCTTAAGCTTGTTAACACCGCCGGCAGCAGCGTTTGGGTTACCTCCTAGTCCGAGAAATGACATTGTAAATTATATTTCCTGATGTACTCAATAAATGGTGTGTTGAAGTTCTATTATACACAATTTCAGTCTgcatgaaaaaaaatcgatGCGGCGCGCCGCATCCACCTTTGACTGGGGTAGCAAATTAACAAATAGGCTATAATTCCATTAACTATCTGATAAGCTCAGGATCCTAGATCAATGAGAACAATTTAGTAGGAAATTTATCTACGAAAAACTTATGAAACGGGTGGAATGGTGGCTATGACTCTTTAATATGTATCACATCAATTGCCCCTCTTCTTGCTTCACAGGCACTTTAACATGTACTGAGATGCCGATAATGTTCTGCGGCTTATAGAAAGATATAGTCTCTATCTTGCCCTTCATTCAATTACCCAGAGATCGGATTTAATTGTATGTATCCGCATTCTCTGTATACTAAGTCTTATTTTGTTCTCATCtgttgaaatatttgaaaTCTAAATAAAGTAATCGTACATAATATAATGTGGGTTAGGATATTTCATGGAGTAGACGGTGTCGTGCGACCAGCGTGATTGACGTGTCGTGAACCAGTGACCGTAACTAGCAGTCAAATCAAATTTCATCTTGCCGGGACCAGAGTAAGCTTACATTTGGACGAGGGCAGTGAAATCAAAATTTATAAATGAGACCTTATCAGCTCTTATTATCCGCTGCTATTTCTCTTGCTAGCTACGGAGTCAAGCCAGTGCATGCCGAGCAAGATCCCAGCCCAGACTCAAGTCTATCGTTCCCACCTTCGTTTAATGGTGCACCACCTTGTGAGTTCATAGAAATGACACAATTGCTACGCTGTTATGATGTATAGTCATGAGAAGTTAAATGAACACACTTATTGTACTATAAATGGACCCTAACCTAGTTGTTGTATACTAACTCACTCCAGCATGGAATGTCATAGGACAACCAACATTCGCCGACTCGGCTGTGGTATTGACACACTTGAGTAACAATGGAGAGCAGAGTGCTCTTTGgacaaaaaataagaatCCACATGAAGAATGGACTTTAGAAGCCACGATTAGTGTATCTGGACCCGTGGCCCCAGGTGGTGGGTTAGCTCTGTGGTATGCTGCTACGCCAAATGAGCCCGGTCCCGTTCATGGGTCACGGGATTTCTGGGATGGTTTAGCAATAACTCTAGATTCCCTGGGATGGTCAAACAAGGAGGATGAGGACCAGAATCCTGATAACCGAGGCTCTATTCGCGGACATTTGAATGATGGATCTATTAGTTATCAGTCTCTGTCTCATATACCTGAGAGTTCATTTTCTCTATGCAGAATAAACTACAGAAACACCGGATCACGGTTCATTATCCGAATTGGTTATGGAAAAGGATCTTTGATTGTTGATGTTAATGGTCAAAAGTGCTTTCAAACGGACAAGGTCGTATTACCTAAAGATTATTTCTATGGAGTGTCGGCCATGAGCATTCCTCAACCGGACAGCTTTATCATTCATGGGCTAAATGTTTACCCTGGCCTCCTCAGCTCCTTAGAAAAACACATTGTGCCATATCACTCTGATGAAAAGGGTCATGATAGTCATGATGCTCACCCGCCCAGTGAAAACGCCCACTCTTCACGTCCTACAGTTCCTACTTCAGCTCCTAGTTTGAGCAACCCTGGCTTGGATACTGGTGCTCAGCTcgaaaatttaaaaaactCTATTGTATCATCTTTGAAAGCCGAATTAGCGCATGAACTGACTGTACACCATAGCAAGCTTGACGCTGTAAATAAGATCCACGACAAGCTTACTGGAATAGAGCTTCGTCTAGATCGAATGGAGACCATGTTTCAAGAACTGGCACGGTCTCAAGATAAGACGATACAATCTCGTCATTCGgatcagcaacagcagttttCGACTGAAATGAATCGAATCCATGCGAAACTAGAAAATATTGATAAGGTGGTGCATGATCACACATCTAACCTCATAGGTACATTTAGTGATACTATGAATACCGCTATCAACCGAGGAGGTTATAGCATTTGGGTGTTGTTTGTCCTCGTCATTGTGATTCAAGGCATAATCTGGGTCGGTTATACTGTCTATAGAACTCGGCGCTCATATCATGCCAAAATCTTGTAAATGTTTTCATATTATGTATCCCATTCTGCCGTCTTAAGCAATTCAtgttatatttttgttcctATTACCTACATCAGCTAACTTACTTTAAGCTTCTGAAATGACCCCAACTGTTCGTTCACACCCAGACACTATAAAGGATCTAACTTCGTGATCAACAAGTTCAGCAGCATGGAAACTATCTGAGAGTAAGTGTCTGAACAGCGATATTATAATGGAGACGGTGGCGGCGGAACGAGACTGGACCCTGGATTCTCATCAGGGGTAAAGTAAAGTGAAGCGCGGCGGGAGAGGCTGAATATTACCCGGCCTTCGAAAATATCTGCAGTGTCGTGTGCTACTTCATCACGAGAAAATATGTAGATGCAAACTGGAACTTAGAGGCTATTGATTGCTTGATCTTGAGATTAAAATACAATCAAAAAGTCGAAGAAAcgattttcaaaaaaaagtccGTAAAATGGCTGAATTAGAGACTCACAAGGCTGTTGATGAAGTAAGCGAGAAGATCAACGACCTCAAGGTCGATGAGCAACCGAGCAGCGAACCCACAATCACTAGCACCGAAACTGTTCAATCTGAGAAGAATGAGTCTGAAAATGATGACTCTGTCACCAATACAGTCTTCAAGTCTATTGAAAACTTTAGCGTTGTTCATCCCTTGACCCACCAGTGGACCCTTTGGTATACCAAGCCCCAGACTGGTAACGAAGAATGGCACAACCTCCTCAAGAAAGTTGTCACTGTCTCTACAGTTGAGGAGTTCTGGGGAGCCTATAACTCTGTTCCAAAAGTTTCTGAATTGCCAATGAAGGCTGATTATTCCTTCTTCAGTGAGGGTGTTCGACCAGAGTGGGAAGATCCTCGTAATTCTAAGGGTGGTAAATGGATGTTTCAATATCGAAGTGGCCGTCGCTCGATATCTGTAGATGAGGCCTGGTTAAAGGTGTTGTTGGGTATGATTGGCGGTACCCTGGATAACGAAGATGTTAACAGTGAACAAATTAATGGTGCATTTATTAGTATTCGTAAGGCTGGTATCAAGATCAACTTGTGGACTAAGCACACCAACCAAGAACTTGTGAGACCTATCGGTTTGCGATTCAAGGCTTTGTTGGGCCTAGCGGAACGTGAAGAGATTGAGTTTACTGCCCACGAGGCTGTCAAGGGTCGATCCAAGGTTACTCTGTAAGGGAAAGCAttaattgatttattttttattcttgtgatgaaatcaaactCTAGTTTTTAAAAATGTCTGTCTTATGGAGCTTGTAAAGTTTTATGAATCTGCTATTTCTAAAAATCAATCTGGTTGACATTATGACTGGGCTCGGCCCTGTTTTAAGGTGCTAGAATGAATGTTTACATGACATcataatattaatacaCAAAATTGGGGGTGAGGGAGGCCTAAATACACCGAAGATATAATAATAGATGTTTGTCGCcagataaaataataataaataataggTGCTAGAGCATTCAGTTTTCGGAGTCTAGACAGGGAGTTGTGTACATGAGTACTATATCATGCTCTTCATTAACTTCATGCTGCTGGAGAAATTGAATAACTTTATCAGAAAGCTTATTAGCATTTGGTGGAAGATGGAATGTGCCCTGAGATGTAACTACTACTGTATAGTCGCTGGATACATCGGCGTCAAGAAGTTCTCCATGGCCTAAATTCTCCATACACTTTCTAATAACACGCTCTTCAGAGAACGAGGGCCCCATTTCAAAACTGACTCTCTTCCAGCGTCCTCTCCAATCGTTTAGAATGGCTTCTTCGAGTTTcccttcttcctcttcggTGAATGGTGCATATCTGTTTTTCAAACTTCGAAGATACCTCATTTGAATAGCCTGCCAAGTGTGCCGTCCCTGAATCGCCTCAGCGATTCTTCTCCAAGAGAActctttctcttccttgAGATAGGAGATTAGCATATCATCCTGCTCAGTCCATCTATGAAACTCTGTAGGTTTGGTAATAATACGTCGAGACGATGGAAACGCTTCACCTCTTGCTCGTTTCAAATTGCGGCGATTACTACTAGATGATTTGATGGCATTTCTAGAAGACCCTTCAGAATAGGTTTCATCttgttcattttcttcttcctctgGTGTTGAATCTGGAGAACCAGCTTGCTCATAATCGCTACTAGCAAGCTCCTCAAGCTTGATGGATAACTTAGAATGAAGAGAATTCTTGTCTTTCTGGCCGCCATCAATACCGACTCCATCGCTGCTAACTCGGTCGCTATTATTAATGTTAATATTGCTACAATTGTTGATAGCACTACGGGATTGATCAAATGATGTGGACGTTTGAGGACGTTTCATCTTGGAAGTACTACTAAGTGAAGAACTTCTTGACGACTCGACTGCGGATGCTTGAACATAGGAAAATTCGTCTGAGCATCCTGTACCAGGTGATGAAGCTGTCTGCTGGACTAAATCAAGTAGTTTACTGTTGGAACCTAAGCTCTTGCTAGATGGAGGAGAACTAAATAAGATTGGCGAACCGAAAACAACAGAATTCTGACGGGACATCGATGGTTTCATTGAACATGAACTTGGAGAACTAAGATGAGAATTCAGTGAGGACGAGACAATGTAAGTATACCCTGAATCTTCCATTGACTGCATACGAAATAGCATGGAAGCTTTAGGGCTGGTATTGGGTGTGGTGAACACAAAGCTGGAATTTCGATAAGCTTCTGATCCACTGAAAGAGGACGATGAATTCGCATTGTGCCCGATTTCTAAAGGACCACCAAATAAATCATGGGAGTCATCCCCATTCTGAAGCTTTGATCTAGGACTTGTTGTATATAGAATATCCAGAGGACTAATTGTTGATGGTGGctcgtcttctttcttAATATTTGGGGGTCGTGAAAATTGATCAGACATAATAACCCCGCAAGGAACTcgtaatattttttgaggATACAGAGTTTTGTCAATTAAAGGAATGAATTACTTGCAGGAAGGATTATAAGGTATTTATGGCAGTGATGCTTACCAGGATCTTTCActatataatatttattttctttttacgGAGATAAGTCTGCACATTAGCGCACTGATTGACGCTGGATCCAAAGCCACGTAACTGAACTAtgacttgatttttcaattctCTATAAATTTACAATTAATAGAGagacaacaaaaacattTATAAGCTTAGGGGAAGTTAAATTGATATATCTGTTTTTTGGGTTGATGGTACTGTCGTCAATATTGTAGATATCAAGGATTTTAGTGAGAGCTTCGATATGCAGGTAATCAACTTTAAACCTGGTGCTGATAATTCGTGCATAATCTTTTCCACTGATCCCGGTGATCAGGTCCCAGCAAATTGTTGGTACATCTAGGTAAATATGAGAATGGTGTAAAGAATAGTCAATAAATTAGATTTCATATCACATTCGTATCATGACGGTTGAGGTCAGTGTTGCATCAGTTGTGAAGTAAGGCTCAAGGGGATCCTACCACAGGAATTCTTAGAACTTGGCCAACCGCTACGACTGATaacagcatcttcttcgtaTGTACCATCGCAGCAGCATTCATATACTAATATTCAATCTATTAAATTTGGAGATAATGTAATTTTAACACTAACCAGCGTGTCATATGCTAAGTAATATTGAGTGAACAGTGTGGACAAGCTATAAATGAGATCACGGGGTCCTGATCTAGGTTTTCTCCATACAGTTACGGATATACAAATCTACTATTGACTAGTAGCAGTTGTAATTGTTTCAAATTTTGTCGGCTTAATAACACCGATTTCGCCTTTTATTGTGCCCAGACCAATAGATCCCACTGGTGGAGTCTCCACCGTTTCGTACATAGATGTGAACTCTTGTGTGAAAGTTACTGGGTTTGTTTGTAATTCTCCGCCTGGTAGCGTAATAGTTGTATAAACAATGGTAGGCGCTGGCGGCGAAGGAGTGATTGATTTTGGAAGAGGAACAGATGTCCTGTCGATTTCAGCTTGTTTGGTTAGTTATCAAATCCCAAATCATTTAAAAGAATAGCTGCTTTTAGCATTACTTACCCGCAGCATTACCCAACAATAGGACAACAGTTGCTACTAAACCAAAAGCCTTCATCGCGGTTGTGGATTATGAATATACaaatctttttttgctCTGTCCTGACTTCTTTCCCGGCGCGAAGAACTTCAAATTGCGCAAGTTGCAAACAAACCGTATTATTGTATAGGGTTTAAACGAAAGTGGTTTTATGTTGATGAATAAAGGCTCCTCCTGTCCAAGCTTCCTATTCGAGCTATGACTAGTATAATCCAACAGTTGCACTGTGCTTGTTTAGaaattgtttttgaaaactgaaaataaacGCAATATCTCTCATTTCCAGTTTCAACGCGAACGGCTAAATCAAAGGAATTTAACACAAAAGCCACTTACTTACTGTATATTTATCGATAGCTTGCAAATGCATCTTGTCACGCTTAAATATGGCTAAATGCACATGCTTCTATCGAGATACAACAAGGTTGCCAGGGCGAAAAGCAGAAGCTGCTTTATCAGGTTTATCGGGGTTGGGAAAAGTTTTTTCATCACCGGCTCTATGATACAATAGTACATATCTCCAGGAATTGATCAAACTGAGATATTTTTTAGATACATGGCTTTCATGCTTGTCTAGTGAGTGACCGCGGCTACAACAACATGGGTGAAATCACTATATTAAGGATTACTACTCGTTCATTTTCGCAACTGTTTGGTAATTTTATCGAGTTAGCATAGTTCCCTGGGATATATCTCACTCAGATACTGCTGGAATTTACTCACTGGCTGTTTTGGCCCTTGCCTCAATCTCCCATTCGATTTGCAGACTGTTGCCCGATGTTGACATAAGAGTTGCATAGAACGGCAAAAAGGGGCAATTGAACCCTAATCACATTCCCAAAAGAGATAGACACTAAAGcgaataataatacataCAATAACGATTTTATATCCCAATTCCTTAGCTTTACTCCTGTATAATAGACGTAGGTGATATTGGAATCGTCAATACATCCCAATAGGCTACGTTTTATTCCTCACAGGTGGGACTGGTCAGAAGATCTGGATGTAAAAAGTTTTCATCCAATTGCTTGATCTTAATTGTTTGAGTGGTCTTATATTGGGTAAGCACCTGCGTTGAGTGCCATCAAATCCACGTGCTACTAACTAGGTATTGAATAATTTTATTGTCATAATTTTAAATTCCCTTTATTAACAATTTCCAGAACCGCAGAATTCACAACCCATCGATGTCTGATAGTAGGACTATAGGTGGTTCTGGACCTACTGGCACTGGGTCTGACAATAGAGCGAGTGTCAGTAGTGATGTTCCCGACAACAATCCTGATAAGGGCCTACCTCCTGTGGCACCAACTCCCCTTATTGGTAATCATGGTCATAATCCAATGGGTTCGATATCTGGAACCACGAAAACAGGTTCTCCAAGGTCAAAGATCTATAATCCACATCCCAGAAGTGGTTCTGTCAATCCAGTCTCCGATAGCTCTTCACAGCATCCATCGCGTCCACAGAGTCCAGCCATTAGACCACAACCAAGATGGCGAGGGTCTAGTGGACCAAattcttctggtggtgcGTTATCTTTAAGAAAGTATAAATACAGCacagaagatgatgaagacgaagtTGAGGCTGATCTTGAACGAGAATACTATGAAGGTTACTCAGATGGTTTAAAGGAGAAAATTAGAAGATCCACTATTAAAGCAGATCGAGAGCAGCTGCTACAGCAGCTCAAAGATCATAGGGAACAGAAGGATCAATTACAACCTTCACTCCAACTTCCATCACTTAGCATTGGCCCGAGCTATGaatctcagcagcaagcGCCACGCAGGACTGATTCGCCGTCGATAACAAGTGCTGCCTCTACTACTGCGCTTTTAGGCACACCAAGACTAGAGGCAACTGATGAGGGAATTTTACGACATCGCAAGAGTGAATTGATAGCTGATTTGCTTGCCGATGACGATGGTGGAAACACTGTTGAAGCCGCGAAAGAGCTACTTGGCGATGATCCACATCGCCATTACCAGACACATCAACGTCTTCACTcaattcatcatcatcatgaCGACCATAGTGTACGAAGTTCAAGTGAACACGGTGGACCAAGATCTCGAGATGCTCCGAGTGTAAAGCTTGATAAACGGTTTGTTCCAGAGGATGATGATCGTGGATATAATGAGCACGGCCATGAAGAGGGCGAAAACAAtggtgacgatgaagacggtgaaaatgatgatgacgatgatgatgatggtgcCAGTATTGCTAGTAATGAAACGTTCACTCTACGCGAACGTCAGGACGCTATTAACACTACACATCCATTTGGTATTCGTATTTGGAAGCCAGCTGTGTATAAAAAGGTCCGGTCAGTACAGCGGATCGCAGAAGGAGATTTGCACTCCACTCCAGGAAAAGATGTGCAGTGGACTGTATGGATGGGAAATATTTTGTGGACAGTATTATTTGGAACAATCTTGTTTATCACATGTGGCCTTGGATCTGTTCTGTgcttaatttttttttggagcGAGTCTGCTCAATTATATGGAGTAGCTCTCTTCAAACTTGGTACCTACTTTTGGTTTCCTTTTGGTCATTATGTGGAATTGGCCCAAGATGAGAACTATTTGGACGAggatgaaggagaaggtTTGAGTATTGCTGACTACCAAAGGTGGCAAGCTGGAGATGTCGAGTATGGAAGACTGTTTTTTGGCCCTGCCAGCAGTTCGCGAGACAATAACACTGGTAGTAatggtgatgctggtaGTAATGTAAACTCTCCGTCAGCGAACATTAATATCCAATCCAATACCGGCGCCGGCTCTGATGGTATTTTGGCGGACCCTAGCACCCCTGCGCCGGAGACCCATGATGAGTCTATCCCATTATTAAGATCGCCAGGTTCAGGAGAGTTTCGGAGAAAGCGACGGCTTTTTGGTAGAGGTGAATGGAATTTAGGTAgggttttattttatctaTGGTTTTACGTCGTTGTATGTCCAATACTCTATACCATTTCACTTGTCTGTTGGTTGGGCGTTTTCTCAATCCCTATGGCCCGGGTGGCAACAATTCTCATCCCTCACCTTAGAAGACACCCATTAGCATTGTCATTCAAGCCGGCATCGTCGTTCTTTTCTGAGGAACATGGTCCAGACAGAACTTCAAGCATAATTCTTTGTACCTACAGAGCGTGGGGTTGGAACTACTACAAGTACACCATTGATGGTACAAATGTGATTATCATCAACCTGATGCTACCAGTGCTATTTGTAATTTTTGACTATTTTGTTCTCTACGAAACACTACACATCGACAATTTCATCACTAATCCAGCTACTGTGTTCAGTCTCAGTTTGGCTTCTATTGTCCCGTTAGCTTATTTCATTGGACAAGCAGTCGCCTCTATCTCTGCGCAGTCTTCCATGGGAATGGGTGCTGCTATTAATGCATTCTTTTCAACTGTTGTAGAAGTATTTCTCTATACTGTTGCTCTTTCCCAAGGCAAAGGAGATCTTGTGGAAGGCAGTATTGTGGGTAGTATTCTTGC
The Sugiyamaella lignohabitans strain CBS 10342 chromosome A, complete sequence genome window above contains:
- the CYT2 gene encoding cytochrome c1 heme lyase CYT2 (Cytochrome c1 heme lyase; involved in maturation of cytochrome c1, which is a subunit of the mitochondrial ubiquinol-cytochrome-c reductase; links heme covalently to apocytochrome c1; GO_component: GO:0016020 - membrane [Evidence IEA]; GO_component: GO:0005743 - mitochondrial inner membrane [Evidence IEA,IEA]; GO_component: GO:0005758 - mitochondrial intermembrane space [Evidence IDA] [PMID 7559417]; GO_component: GO:0005739 - mitochondrion [Evidence IEA,IEA]; GO_component: GO:0005739 - mitochondrion [Evidence IDA] [PMID 16823961]; GO_function: GO:0004408 - holocytochrome-c synthase activity [Evidence IEA]; GO_function: GO:0004408 - holocytochrome-c synthase activity [Evidence IMP,ISS] [PMID 1499554]; GO_function: GO:0016829 - lyase activity [Evidence IEA]; GO_function: GO:0046872 - metal ion binding [Evidence IEA]; GO_process: GO:0018063 - cytochrome c-heme linkage [Evidence IMP,ISS] [PMID 1499554]), which produces MNGEDKCPVDHASRQAWLDQAKAAGSAANAKLNLTTHDNPGSDTKTEAVCPVDHSARNALLNASKISSTSVSSKTPDACSSDRLDSYSETAATTNGGLSQDREVSSIPRAGTGKNWVYPSQQQFFNAMKRKNFDPNAKDMETIIPIHNAVNERAWMEILKWEEGQGSEACGGPQLVRFEGDASKLTPTARWNMMFGIAKPFDRHDWMIDRCGTKVEYVIDFYTGKPNPLIPEMPSFYLDVRPKLNSVEGVRMRIAKFFGF
- the TIM10 gene encoding protein transporter TIM10 (Essential protein of the mitochondrial intermembrane space; forms a complex with Tim9p (TIM10 complex) that delivers hydrophobic proteins to the TIM22 complex for insertion into the inner membrane; GO_component: GO:0016021 - integral component of membrane [Evidence ISM] [PMID 12192589]; GO_component: GO:0016020 - membrane [Evidence IEA]; GO_component: GO:0005743 - mitochondrial inner membrane [Evidence IEA,IEA]; GO_component: GO:0042719 - mitochondrial intermembrane space protein transporter complex [Evidence IDA] [PMID 9822593]; GO_component: GO:0042719 - mitochondrial intermembrane space protein transporter complex [Evidence IDA] [PMID 9889188]; GO_component: GO:0005739 - mitochondrion [Evidence IEA]; GO_component: GO:0005739 - mitochondrion [Evidence IDA] [PMID 16823961]; GO_function: GO:0046872 - metal ion binding [Evidence IEA]; GO_function: GO:0008565 - protein transporter activity [Evidence IMP] [PMID 9430585]; GO_function: GO:0008565 - protein transporter activity [Evidence IDA] [PMID 9495346]; GO_function: GO:0051082 - unfolded protein binding [Evidence IDA] [PMID 12138093]; GO_process: GO:0045039 - protein import into mitochondrial inner membrane [Evidence IEA]; GO_process: GO:0045039 - protein import into mitochondrial inner membrane [Evidence IMP] [PMID 9430585]; GO_process: GO:0045039 - protein import into mitochondrial inner membrane [Evidence IDA] [PMID 9495346]; GO_process: GO:0015031 - protein transport [Evidence IEA]; GO_process: GO:0006810 - transport [Evidence IEA]), producing MSFLGLGGNPNAAAGGVNKLKIDAAEAELDMVSDMFNRLVDSCHSKCITQQYPEGALNKGESLCLDRCVAKYFEVNTKVGEVS
- the CDC33 gene encoding translation initiation factor eIF4E (mRNA cap binding protein and translation initiation factor eIF4E; the eIF4E-cap complex is responsible for mediating cap-dependent mRNA translation via interactions with translation initiation factor eIF4G (Tif4631p or Tif4632p); protein abundance increases in response to DNA replication stress; mutants are defective for adhesion and pseudohyphal growth; GO_component: GO:0005737 - cytoplasm [Evidence IEA]; GO_component: GO:0005737 - cytoplasm [Evidence IDA] [PMID 8119957]; GO_component: GO:0010494 - cytoplasmic stress granule [Evidence IDA] [PMID 17908917]; GO_component: GO:0010494 - cytoplasmic stress granule [Evidence IDA] [PMID 18981231]; GO_component: GO:0016281 - eukaryotic translation initiation factor 4F complex [Evidence TAS] [PMID 9841679]; GO_component: GO:0005634 - nucleus [Evidence IDA] [PMID 8119957]; GO_component: GO:0005840 - ribosome [Evidence TAS] [PMID 9841679]; GO_function: GO:0003723 - RNA binding [Evidence IEA,IEA]; GO_function: GO:0032266 - phosphatidylinositol-3-phosphate binding [Evidence IDA] [PMID 16343487]; GO_function: GO:0003743 - translation initiation factor activity [Evidence IEA,IEA]; GO_function: GO:0003743 - translation initiation factor activity [Evidence ISS] [PMID 3062383]; GO_process: GO:0000184 - nuclear-transcribed mRNA catabolic process, nonsense-mediated decay [Evidence IDA,IPI] [PMID 15753296]; GO_process: GO:0051726 - regulation of cell cycle [Evidence IMP] [PMID 2540596]; GO_process: GO:0006417 - regulation of translation [Evidence IEA]; GO_process: GO:0006412 - translation [Evidence IEA]; GO_process: GO:0006413 - translational initiation [Evidence IEA,IEA]; GO_process: GO:0006413 - translational initiation [Evidence ISS] [PMID 3062383]), which encodes MAELETHKAVDEVSEKINDLKVDEQPSSEPTITSTETVQSEKNESENDDSVTNTVFKSIENFSVVHPLTHQWTLWYTKPQTGNEEWHNLLKKVVTVSTVEEFWGAYNSVPKVSELPMKADYSFFSEGVRPEWEDPRNSKGGKWMFQYRSGRRSISVDEAWLKVLLGMIGGTLDNEDVNSEQINGAFISIRKAGIKINLWTKHTNQELVRPIGLRFKALLGLAEREEIEFTAHEAVKGRSKVTL